The Callospermophilus lateralis isolate mCalLat2 chromosome 4, mCalLat2.hap1, whole genome shotgun sequence genomic interval GTATGACCAGAGAAGTAAAAAattctccatttgtgtacaatgagttgaAGAGCTTTCTagtatcatgtgtaactaattagaattaataaaaaaattaaaggtgtGCTGGATTTGAGAATCAGAGGATGAATGGCAGGAATTGAGGGCCCAAGTTCTTCTCCTCAGCTGGTGAGAACCAAGGCAGAGTAGGGGAAAGGATGATGTGAGGCTCAGTGAGTGTCACTATGACTATTCATTCTTTTCAAACTCCCCATAGTTGATGTTTACTGTTGCATCGAGCTGATTGGCTTCCATGGCTGGTGATGAGGATGTCTGTGAGCTCACTGCCCATGTTTGTGTGGCCTTGGCCTGAGCCAGCTGGCTTCCCGTCCTCTTTGGGGTTCTGATGCTGTCCCTGGACCCAGAGACACTCGGAGAGGAGAAGCTCCCCACCCTAACAGCACACAGCCCTCCTGTGTCCTTTCTCTAGAGGGTTTCTGATTGGATTTCCTTAGCCAGCGATGAAGGAAGGTGTAGAGAAACGATGGAAATTCCTACCCACAGGGACAGCCTATAGAGAGGAGCGAGGAAGAAACGGACACGAGGACGCGCTGGCCCTCGCTGGATGCACTTGAGTTGGATAGTTTCTCACGTGGAATGGAGGAGGAAGCAGTGTTTGGAGATAAAGGAAAACCTTACTCTAAGGTTTCATCTCACGCCAGTCAGAACGGCAGTTATCAAAAGCAGACAAAGAACTGCTGGCCGGCTGGCCTGCGGGCAGGAGAGCTGGGATTTCACTGAAAAATACCATCCAGACTCTGCCAGAGAGCGAGGAAATCTCGGCATTTGCGGGTTCAGTTCTGTCGACTCCAGGCACTGTAGTTCTCGTCTGCCTCCAGAGTTTGCATTGTCTAGCTGTGTGACTCCAAGAAATAATGCAGTTGGaatacatttaataaaaaaaattaataagcacTCAGTGTCAGGAAAAGTTAGTTACAAAAGAACCCAGGGTAAAACAGAACTGAGTTTTACCTTTGTTTCCTAGTGCCGCCAAGATGGGAAATGGGGACCATTCGGCTCACTGGAGGAGGTGAGCAGTCTCGGAGCCGACACccgggtacactgtgctagaatgTCCCCTATGCAAGCACCACGGGAGACGTTCTTGCGGGAGGTACAGGGGGCATCCAGTCCTGCTCCCTCATTTTTCAGGCGGGCAGACGGCGAGCCAGAGGAGGAAAAGCCCGTCCAAGGACGAAGACGTTGGAGGTGGCTTCTCTCATCATGGCGCCCGGTGGCTGGCCCCATTTGTGACCTGttgtctccctgtgactgtggtcaGATGTAAAAGCTTGCCTCGTGCTTCATCCTGTCCGGGCAGCTGCAGTCCCTCTGGATGGGCTCGGACTTGGGGGTGGATGTGAGGCAGGGCTCTTCAGCGGATCTCAGGCTCATCTGTGGCAACAGCCTCGGGGTGCCAACTACAGCAGGGTGGCTCAGGGCCTCTGCCGGCTCCTGCCACTCCCCACACTCTGAGCCACCCGGGGCTGGTCCAGGGAGGCCTGGGCTGGGGCGGAAGTGTCTGCACGGGCCTGCGCCTAGGATGGGGCTGATGTTGGCCACAGTGAGGGGGAAGGGCAGCTGGGCAGGGCTGCTCTCTCCCGGCATCCTCCTGGAGCGGGCCATCAGCAGGGACGCAGGGCTGCCCTCTTGGTGTGAGGACATGGCCACTTCCGTGGTGGCACTGAAGTACACTGTTGTGCTCTCCTGTCCCTCGCTTCCTCTCAGCTGCCCCCCTGCAGTCCTCCCCTGCTCCCTGGGGGTAGCCCTGGCTCTCTCCTTTGGGTTGTCCTCCCCGCGTGTAGCTGATGGCTTCTGGGTGGGCACGCTGTCCTGATGATCACTGGCAAAAGAGATGTAACTCGAGTTTTCCAAGGCATCCACCTCTGCTTTTGGGGTCCCTTCAAACTTGGAGCCTCTCTCTAGGGTTGAAGCATCATGGGGGAATGACAGGTGGGCTTTCTGGGTAAATAGGGTCTGCTCCTGCAGACTACAGTGTTGACTGGACCCCCATGTCGGGGGACAGGGGCAGCCAGAACTGTCCTCTCCCAGGGCTGCGTTGATCTTGGGCACATTTCCTGTTTTTAGGGCAAGTTTCACCAGCAGCCAGTGGTGGCGGCTCAGGAGGGACCCCTCCCTGGAGCCTGGGTCCCCCGTCTCTGCCTCTGGAGGGCCCTGCTCTGGGCTGGGGGCCTTCTCCAGCACCCAGCTTTCTCCGTGGCAGGAGTCTGCGCTCTCAGGCCTCCCGGCCGCTGGAGCCGTGGTCCGGGGAGGGGCCTCCTGCTCTGCGCTGTCCCTGCCGGCAGGGCCTCTGCACGTTCTCACGAAGCCTGGCCAGATGTGTGTGGATTTGGGGTGTAGCAGGCTGTAATAAATAACCAGCGACACACTGcctgaaaaagagagagagtacCAGGTCAAGTTCTTGGAAGTCCTGCAGCCTCCTCGTGGTTTGTGGTTCCAGGTTCCAGCCGTTTTGAGTAGAGCAATATCAGTGGGATCCAAAGTGAGACTATGTGGAGCCTGAGAAATGAATGTTCTGGGGGAGTTTGCAGCTCCTAGAATTTGCAGCTCATCTTCAACTGGAACAAGAGAGCTTGACTCCTACCGATCCTGGGTCTTCCTTCTCAAGCACACTCCCACTGAGTGCTCGGGTTGTGTGTGAgaatatgtgtgtacatgtgtgtagtGGGTGTGTAGCATGGGGATGTGTAGCGTGTGGGAGTGGGCACACGTGTGGGAGTGGGCAACATGCCTAGAAGAGCTCTGTCAATACCCTGGGTGGAGGGGCCACAGGGCTCTGGTGCTGGCGGAGGGCTGCAGCCCAGGCCGGTCCTGCTTCTGAAAAGCCACATCAAGGAATTTCCAGGAGCAGCAGCCGGGCTTCCTCTGTGTGCAAACATCTTGGTCACATGTTGCCTTTTTCGTATATTTTGATCAGGAGTGTTGACTGCTGGGTAATCTCTTTAACAGAGCGTTCCAGTAAGCCTCCCACACAGCGCCCAGCTTCCTGCGGCACTGGAGGAGCGCTGGGCAGGGAGCTCCTTATCAACCGCAGGAAACGGGAGGAAGTGCTGGCGAGAAGAGTCTGAGGGCGCCAGGACACGCCAGCATGACAGAGCTGCAAGGGGCCCCAGGACTCTGCCACAGACCCTCTGTCTCTCGGGCCAAGGGCCACTGCTCAGGGCTCGAACCGGGGACACGGGGCAGAATCCCTACACGCTCGGTGTGGCCCCTGCAGCAGGCCCTGATCACAACTTCTGCACACTGCTTCAGACTCTCACATTGCTGGGAGGGACCTAGTGTCACCTTTTACAATGAATGACCCAAGACGAACCACGCTGTGGGGTCATAGAAGTCCTTAGCACACGGATCCAGTGAAAAGTCTCTTCAGGGGCCACGCCATTTGCTGGTTTTGGGTTGTAGTCCCAGGCTGGCAggcagtaggtgctcaataaagaaGGAAAGGTGGTGGGGGCTAAATGTGAGCAGGAACTGTCTACTTTCAGCCTGAGCTCTAGCTCTTTGGACTACAAatctccctcccctcctttcctACCTTCTTCCTTTCCATTTTGTTTCATATTTAGTGATATCAGTTTTGATATAGTGTATTTGATTGTAAGAATACACATGATATAGTTAATTCTCAATAATGCCTGTGTTGAACAACTGGCTCAcaaaatttctttccttttcatttttttgtgtctcTTCCTGCTGAGGATTCCTGAGGCCCCTCGTGAGCCAGGTCTGCTCAAGCTCTGCCTT includes:
- the Xkr5 gene encoding XK-related protein 5: MHAGLLGLSALLQAAEQSARLCTVVYYFTTGQLLWGWLAFSVLLPGFLVQGLSYLWFREDGHLGRGLLVMLHLLQLGVWKRHWDTTSTALSKAEEAPHWGQLWLQEADLSALRLLEALLQTGPHLLLQTYVFLASDFTDVVPGVSALLSWSSLSWALVSYTHFLGVLKPGHRIMPWAALFCQQLWRMGMLGTRVLSLVLFCRAYRVWVLVVGGAHWLVMTFWLVAQQSDIIDSTCHWRLFNLLVGAVYILCYLDFWDSPSRRRMASFYSVMLLEDIILLVLATDFLQGASWSSLWTIAGVLSGFLIGSVSLVIYYSLLHPKSTHIWPGFVRTCRGPAGRDSAEQEAPPRTTAPAAGRPESADSCHGESWVLEKAPSPEQGPPEAETGDPGSREGSLLSRHHWLLVKLALKTGNVPKINAALGEDSSGCPCPPTWGSSQHCSLQEQTLFTQKAHLSFPHDASTLERGSKFEGTPKAEVDALENSSYISFASDHQDSVPTQKPSATRGEDNPKERARATPREQGRTAGGQLRGSEGQESTTVYFSATTEVAMSSHQEGSPASLLMARSRRMPGESSPAQLPFPLTVANISPILGAGPCRHFRPSPGLPGPAPGGSECGEWQEPAEALSHPAVVGTPRLLPQMSLRSAEEPCLTSTPKSEPIQRDCSCPDRMKHEASFYI